Proteins from a single region of Oncorhynchus nerka isolate Pitt River linkage group LG18, Oner_Uvic_2.0, whole genome shotgun sequence:
- the LOC135561945 gene encoding uncharacterized protein LOC135561945, giving the protein MPSQVAVDMLWLKEEVMSTLRDGITMLIGPPPASGSPSAPSSDSPVSPTPYPIPTSLLPFLEAQERRATPPAPPKRGLTPPPRNASSRLAASIPAVKQWLFDLDSAPSVPPFSPPPPPDSSPSASPVLDSFLGYLKEKGLRDSEQNEPLSLAGRGGFFCAEPEPADTPAGLLPWYRPSAQPVSLELETEPLSLQQQVEDPYDQLLSMILDQPMYDKDGREVLRPAVERPHVALTNESQSRVSLETEFHRPVTAKPMSITQDSQSKRVNRRTAGSQRPMTLYIEEGDEAIGGEEEDDEEEEEEEEEERNIDVDCGTVTVHREGLKTEADVYPSHCHSTLCNPAQLEPITLLPPPVSPPSSPSPAFYSASQPAEALAISSSSPTLSHLSPPPPIPLSSSPQIVPPCSPPPLPSSLPLTSPLLHPPLHFSPLRLPPPHSSLPPAHPLLLLPPPHSSLPPAHPLLLLPPPHSSLPPAHPLLLLPPPHSSLPPAHPLLLLPPPHPSLPPAHPLLLLPHLTPPYLPPILYSSSPTSPTPLASSLLASPIPDAQQALPSSSSPPLSSSPSPSPPLVPFPEPRSPKIKPPFKHDLLAVDGKPPRSPVATRRSCLSPVRGRRVGA; this is encoded by the exons ATGCCGTCTCAAGTAGCCGTGGACATGCTGTGGCTTAAAGAGGAAGTCATGTCCACCCTAAGGGATGGCATTACAATGCTAATTGG GCCGCCACCGGCGAGTGGCTCGCCCTCGGCCCCCTCCTCCGATAGCCCCGTATCACCCACGCCGTACCCCATCCCCACGAGCCTCCTCCCTTTCCTGGAAGCTCAAGAACGGAGGGCCACCCCTCCCGCACCGCCCAAACGAGGGCTCACCCCTCCGCCCCGAAACGCATCCAGTCGTCTCGCTGCCTCCATCCCGGCTGTCAAGCAGTGGCTGTTTGACTTAGACTCCGCCCCCTcagtccctcctttctctccgccccctcctcctgactcctctccctctgcctcccccgtGCTCGACTCCTTCCTGGGATACCTCAAAGAGAAGGGCCTAAGAGACAGTGAACAGAACGAACCACTGTCCCTAGCAGGCAGAGGGGGATTCTTCTGCGCTGAACCCGAGCCGGCAGACACTCCCGCAGGTTTGTTGCCATGGTACAGGCCAAGTGCTCAGCCAGTATCCCTAGAACTAGAAACAGAACCCCTGTCTCTTCAGCAGCAAGTGGAAGATCCCTATGATCAGTTGTTGTCTATGATCCTGGATCAGCCCATGTATGACAAAGACGGGAGGGAGGTTCTCAGGCCGGCCGTGGAACGCCCGCACGTGGCACTGACCAACGAATCACAGAGCAGGGTTAGCCTCGAGACGGAGTTTCATAGGCCCGTGACTGCAAAGCCCATGTCCATCACGCAGGACAGCCAATCAAAAAGGGTGAATAGAAGGACGGCGGGCTCTCAGAGGCCGATGACGTTGTACATTGAGGAAGGGGACGAAGCTattggaggggaagaagaggatgatgaggaggaggaggaggaggaagaagaagaaaggAACATTGATGTAGACTGTGGTACTGTAACTGTCCACAGAGAGGGACTGAAAACCGAG GCTGATGTCTATCCTTCCCACTGTCACAGCACTTTGTGCAACCCGGCACAGTTAGAGCccatcaccctcctccctccccccgtctctcctccctcctcaccatccCCTGCTTTTTACTCTGCCTCACAACCAGCTGAAGCCCTGGctatctcttcttcctctcctacACTGTCccatctttctccccctcccccaatccccctctcctcctcgccACAGATTGTGCCACCCTGCTCTCCTCCCCcacttccctcatctctcccgcttacctctcctctccttcaccctcctctccacttctcaccTCTCCGCCTCCCACCACCTCACTCCTCCCTACCTCCCGcccatcctctactcctcctcccaccacctcactcctccctacctcccgcccatcctctactcctcctcccaccacctcactcctccctacctcccgcccatcctctactcctcctcccaccacctcactcctccctacctcccgcccatcctctactcctcctcccaccacctcacccctccctacctcccgcccatcctctactcctcctcccccacctcacccctccctacctcccgcccatcctctactcctcctcccccACTTCTCCCACCCCTCTCGCTTCCTCCCTTTTGGCCTCCCCCATCCCTGATGCACAACAGgcgctcccttcctcctcttctcctcctctctcttcctctccttctccttcccctccaCTCGTGCCCTTTCCAGAGCCCAGGTCCCCTAAGATCAAG CCTCCTTTTAAGCACGACCTCCTCGCGGTCGACGGTAAACCCCC